From the genome of Prochlorococcus marinus XMU1419, one region includes:
- a CDS encoding sodium-dependent transporter, whose product MDSKISQREQWTSKLGFILAAAGSAVGLGNLWGFAYRASQGGGAAFVLLYMLIVLIVCLPVFVAEMALGRNAMASTLLAPVKLAGKNWYPLGILFFIAPLGIASYYSVIMGWTADTLFHSLFFGLPKNLTEAETFFGSISSGSSVLLGHLLSLVLTAIIVTSGIKKGIEKVTRYFMPILFIIIVILAIWATSLSGAWEGYKTFLLKFDFNELRNPQTIRNAFTQAFFSLSLGIGIMVTYASYLNKKSNLPKLSIGVASLDTLVGLMAGFITFPIVLTFGLSDAISESTVGALFISIPTGLGSYGAAGRIVAVAFFALAYIAAITSSVSLLEVPVSSLMDKFGFKREKSVWLITLFLFLAGIPSALNLNILGTVDSIFGGVLLIFGGFLVTFFMGWVVPGKFNEELSGSKVGIKTTRYLKFMTRWVAPPIIGFGLFISVFDLLKSWVS is encoded by the coding sequence TTGGACTCAAAAATTTCTCAGAGAGAACAATGGACTAGTAAGCTAGGATTCATTCTCGCGGCTGCTGGCAGTGCAGTAGGTCTAGGAAACCTTTGGGGTTTTGCTTACAGAGCATCTCAAGGTGGAGGAGCGGCGTTTGTACTTTTATATATGTTGATCGTTTTAATTGTATGTCTTCCGGTATTTGTTGCTGAAATGGCTCTAGGGAGAAACGCAATGGCAAGCACATTGCTTGCTCCTGTTAAGCTGGCTGGTAAGAATTGGTATCCATTAGGAATTCTTTTCTTCATAGCTCCCCTAGGAATAGCATCATATTATTCAGTGATAATGGGATGGACTGCAGATACCTTGTTCCATTCTTTATTTTTTGGATTACCGAAAAATTTAACTGAAGCAGAAACCTTCTTTGGTTCGATTAGTAGTGGCAGCAGTGTTTTGTTGGGCCACCTATTAAGTCTTGTACTTACAGCAATAATAGTTACATCAGGTATAAAAAAAGGTATAGAAAAGGTTACTAGATATTTCATGCCAATCCTTTTCATAATTATTGTGATTCTTGCTATTTGGGCTACTTCACTTTCAGGTGCATGGGAAGGATATAAAACATTTCTACTTAAGTTTGATTTTAATGAATTGAGAAATCCTCAAACAATAAGAAACGCTTTTACACAAGCATTCTTTTCATTAAGCTTGGGGATTGGAATTATGGTTACCTACGCATCCTATTTAAATAAAAAAAGTAATCTTCCAAAACTAAGTATTGGAGTTGCATCATTAGATACTTTGGTTGGACTAATGGCTGGATTTATAACTTTCCCAATAGTTTTAACATTCGGATTAAGTGACGCTATTTCTGAATCCACTGTTGGTGCTTTATTCATCTCAATTCCAACAGGTCTAGGTTCATATGGTGCTGCAGGAAGAATTGTAGCTGTTGCATTTTTTGCACTAGCTTATATAGCAGCCATAACTTCATCTGTTTCATTATTAGAAGTTCCAGTTTCCTCTTTAATGGATAAATTCGGCTTTAAAAGAGAAAAATCTGTTTGGTTGATAACCCTTTTCCTATTCTTAGCAGGCATCCCTTCTGCATTAAATTTAAATATTCTTGGAACAGTTGATTCGATTTTTGGTGGTGTATTACTAATCTTTGGTGGATTTTTGGTTACTTTCTTTATGGGATGGGTAGTCCCTGGAAAATTTAATGAAGAACTTAGTGGTTCAAAAGTTGGAATCAAAACGACACGTTATTTAAAATTCATGACACGATGGGTTGCTCCACCAATTATTGGTTTTGGACTATTTATTAGTGTGTTTGATTTGCTGAAAAGCTGGGTAAGTTAG
- a CDS encoding DUF3303 domain-containing protein yields MQTYIVHWQFPDQESHMQGTEAFAGFVEGGCEGDEFDGFKVVNRVVNPEGANGWAIVESSNHQNIWKWSSIWVDNFGVEIEVTPVLTDREFLTVHKEIAEASN; encoded by the coding sequence ATGCAAACATACATTGTTCATTGGCAATTCCCAGATCAAGAAAGTCATATGCAAGGGACAGAAGCTTTTGCTGGTTTTGTAGAAGGAGGATGTGAAGGCGATGAATTTGATGGTTTTAAGGTTGTTAATCGAGTAGTAAATCCTGAGGGAGCTAATGGTTGGGCAATTGTTGAATCTTCAAATCATCAGAATATTTGGAAATGGAGCAGTATCTGGGTTGATAACTTTGGCGTAGAAATTGAAGTAACACCAGTTTTAACTGACCGAGAATTTTTAACAGTCCATAAAGAAATTGCGGAAGCATCGAATTAG
- a CDS encoding DUF1651 domain-containing protein produces MAKSYWLINSKRSEVRRFIKNDKSIDGVFEYMFIDSGEIDGVLGKNPPVIKSTVSVEIDLAREIYGRLLSQGWRITEEVWLKKDSLG; encoded by the coding sequence ATGGCTAAATCATATTGGTTAATTAATTCAAAAAGATCAGAGGTTAGAAGGTTTATAAAAAATGATAAGAGCATTGATGGAGTCTTCGAGTATATGTTTATTGACTCTGGAGAGATTGATGGCGTTCTTGGAAAAAATCCACCTGTTATAAAATCCACAGTTTCTGTAGAAATAGATTTAGCTAGAGAAATTTATGGAAGGTTACTTTCTCAAGGATGGAGGATAACTGAAGAAGTTTGGCTCAAAAAAGATTCCTTGGGCTAA
- a CDS encoding EF-hand domain-containing protein: MKNFSFLILLLTFFLGLPSYPNPTNERNNFMKMRKRFEKIDKNSDGLLSKDEMLEAHRDRIEKLFLKFDKNGDKKLSKKELRAVKQEMKKRIDKVRSEKE, translated from the coding sequence ATGAAAAACTTCTCATTTTTAATTCTTTTACTAACCTTCTTTCTTGGACTACCTTCTTATCCCAATCCAACCAATGAGAGGAATAATTTCATGAAAATGCGAAAGCGTTTTGAAAAGATCGATAAAAATAGTGATGGACTTCTTTCTAAAGATGAAATGTTAGAAGCTCACCGTGATCGCATAGAAAAACTATTTTTGAAATTTGATAAGAATGGTGATAAAAAATTATCAAAAAAAGAATTACGCGCAGTAAAGCAAGAAATGAAAAAAAGGATTGATAAAGTAAGGAGTGAAAAGGAGTAA
- a CDS encoding ABC transporter permease subunit (The N-terminal region of this protein, as described by TIGR01726, is a three transmembrane segment that identifies a subfamily of ABC transporter permease subunits, which specificities that include histidine, arginine, glutamine, glutamate, L-cystine (sic), the opines (in Agrobacterium) octopine and nopaline, etc.): MSKNKKIFFQILLMLAVLGFLGILTNNLIMNLTRTGIGFNFNWLTKPASFSLAEHPLPYSPSDSYAWALFMGWMNSLKVIISSLVLASCIGTLIGFLRVGKNSFFRIITAGYITFIRQTPLLIQLMCWYFVGFLSIRNNSFLNLSNRINISNKGIELFGLNLSSEFSALLFGLSIFSSAFIAEVIRGGIQSVPIGQWEAFRSLGISEKQGFIKIIIPQALPAFIPGLTSQYLNLAKNSTLAIAIGYADIYAINDTIINQTGRAVECFIILLCSFLILNLVITKIMGFIDKSIMKTRI, encoded by the coding sequence ATGAGTAAAAATAAAAAAATATTTTTTCAGATTCTTTTGATGTTGGCCGTTCTTGGTTTTTTAGGGATATTAACTAATAATTTAATAATGAATCTTACAAGAACAGGCATAGGATTCAATTTTAATTGGTTAACAAAGCCTGCAAGCTTTTCTTTGGCAGAACATCCCTTGCCCTATAGTCCTTCGGACAGTTATGCTTGGGCCCTTTTTATGGGATGGATGAATAGCTTGAAAGTTATTATTTCATCTCTTGTTTTAGCATCTTGTATTGGAACGTTAATAGGTTTTTTGAGAGTAGGTAAAAATTCATTTTTTAGAATTATTACGGCTGGATATATCACATTTATTAGGCAGACTCCACTTTTAATTCAACTTATGTGTTGGTATTTTGTTGGATTTCTGAGTATAAGAAATAATTCTTTTTTGAATTTAAGTAATAGAATTAACATTTCCAATAAAGGGATAGAGTTATTTGGACTTAATTTATCTTCAGAGTTTTCAGCATTATTATTTGGTTTAAGTATATTTTCAAGCGCATTTATTGCAGAAGTAATTCGAGGTGGAATTCAGTCTGTTCCCATAGGTCAATGGGAAGCTTTTCGAAGTTTAGGTATTTCCGAAAAACAAGGATTTATTAAAATAATAATACCTCAAGCATTACCAGCTTTTATTCCAGGACTTACGAGTCAATATCTAAATCTTGCAAAAAATAGCACACTTGCAATAGCTATAGGCTATGCAGATATTTATGCAATAAATGACACGATCATCAACCAAACGGGAAGAGCTGTAGAGTGTTTTATAATTTTACTTTGCAGTTTTTTAATCCTTAATTTAGTAATAACAAAAATAATGGGATTCATCGATAAATCAATAATGAAAACAAGGATATAA
- a CDS encoding SOS response-associated peptidase, whose translation MCGSFELKTKFVNLPKILKRDYPIGLDKKYQTQNLIRPIDPILVIKNEGRIKTTFMSWGFISPWTKHPFDKERPRPFNARSETVEEKKLFSGSWKHKRCLIPASGFFEKKYRIRKKNYETFWLGGIWSRWYSPDGAEIESCCVLTTEPNALVQPIHHRMPVVVPEGYEEQWTEQVKDIDELKGLLPIMMGWSPDGWVVENLKRNKTDQMSLF comes from the coding sequence ATGTGTGGAAGTTTTGAACTGAAAACTAAATTTGTAAACCTACCAAAGATTTTAAAACGAGACTATCCTATCGGACTTGATAAAAAATATCAGACTCAAAATTTAATAAGACCTATCGACCCAATTCTTGTTATTAAGAACGAGGGAAGAATTAAAACTACTTTTATGTCATGGGGCTTTATTTCTCCTTGGACCAAACACCCATTTGATAAAGAAAGACCTAGACCATTTAATGCACGATCAGAAACTGTGGAAGAAAAAAAATTATTTAGCGGAAGTTGGAAACATAAAAGGTGCTTAATACCAGCAAGTGGTTTTTTTGAAAAAAAATATCGTATCCGCAAGAAGAATTATGAGACTTTTTGGTTAGGAGGAATCTGGAGCAGGTGGTACTCACCTGATGGTGCCGAAATTGAAAGTTGCTGTGTTTTAACAACCGAACCAAATGCATTAGTTCAACCTATACATCACCGCATGCCCGTGGTTGTGCCTGAGGGATATGAAGAACAATGGACAGAGCAAGTTAAAGATATTGATGAATTAAAAGGTTTGCTTCCAATTATGATGGGTTGGTCACCTGATGGATGGGTGGTAGAAAATTTAAAGAGAAATAAGACTGATCAAATGAGTTTGTTTTAA
- a CDS encoding cupin domain-containing protein, with translation MQKIGNLLISSITIASIFMPLEIVKAQEKIEVIPLIQSTKGLGGKKISYPRWKQAELRFFKVVIPIGAKTPIHTHPAPMVVYLAKGKLKHIRGDVINYFSSKQSLIESNNGDEHFVENVGNEPAILYVVAASAVGLPTTINK, from the coding sequence ATGCAAAAAATTGGAAACTTATTAATCTCATCAATAACAATCGCATCAATTTTTATGCCCTTAGAAATTGTCAAAGCACAAGAAAAAATTGAAGTAATACCACTTATTCAAAGTACAAAAGGTCTTGGAGGTAAGAAGATTTCTTACCCTAGATGGAAGCAAGCAGAACTTAGATTCTTTAAGGTTGTCATACCTATTGGGGCAAAAACGCCAATTCACACTCATCCTGCACCGATGGTTGTTTATCTTGCCAAGGGTAAATTAAAACATATAAGAGGTGATGTTATTAATTACTTTTCATCAAAGCAATCATTAATAGAGAGTAATAATGGTGATGAACATTTCGTTGAAAATGTTGGGAATGAACCTGCAATTCTTTATGTAGTTGCTGCCTCTGCGGTTGGATTGCCTACAACTATTAATAAATAA
- a CDS encoding high light inducible protein: protein MNKFKDNFSSESFYPDSNYYLEQENITKETPILEDQISNMGRNFEWPNSYWFIAERTNGRLAMIGFMAVIINYTLFGWIAYPFL from the coding sequence ATGAATAAATTTAAAGATAATTTTTCAAGCGAAAGCTTCTACCCAGATAGTAATTATTATCTCGAACAGGAAAATATCACTAAAGAGACTCCAATTTTGGAAGATCAAATATCCAATATGGGGAGGAATTTTGAATGGCCTAATAGCTATTGGTTTATTGCAGAAAGGACCAATGGTCGACTCGCAATGATTGGATTTATGGCTGTGATTATTAACTACACCTTATTTGGTTGGATAGCATATCCTTTCCTATAA
- the psbF gene encoding cytochrome b559 subunit beta, long form has product MDFRILLVITPIIFSWIFTVFWLGRWDVFRLTPLGLPKRGVAPFKNYQVWEDSALIPDTGRPTEGYPVFTVRTAAVNALGIPTVFFLGAILAMQFKSY; this is encoded by the coding sequence ATGGATTTCAGGATTTTACTTGTTATTACACCAATAATATTCTCATGGATATTTACAGTCTTTTGGTTAGGTAGGTGGGATGTATTTAGATTAACACCACTAGGATTACCAAAGAGAGGAGTAGCTCCTTTTAAAAATTATCAAGTGTGGGAAGATTCAGCATTAATTCCTGATACTGGCAGACCAACAGAGGGTTATCCAGTATTTACTGTAAGAACAGCAGCAGTAAATGCCCTAGGGATTCCAACCGTTTTCTTCCTTGGAGCAATATTGGCAATGCAGTTTAAATCTTATTAA
- a CDS encoding DUF3764 family protein yields MNAKEQQMMFKEMGVKIFYIGKSLDDPHRATVIFQGPENVLYDIFRNPETKPIVEASGHIYTGTKITRWIS; encoded by the coding sequence ATGAATGCAAAAGAACAGCAAATGATGTTTAAAGAAATGGGAGTAAAAATATTTTATATTGGCAAATCATTAGATGATCCTCATAGGGCGACTGTAATTTTTCAAGGACCAGAAAATGTTTTATATGATATTTTTAGGAATCCTGAAACAAAACCTATAGTTGAAGCTTCAGGACATATTTATACGGGGACAAAAATAACTCGCTGGATTTCTTGA
- a CDS encoding DUF2839 family protein, producing MGEAKRRKNLGLPPREKTEDIKLPALDKKAIQQKVRSTLYKYPIIPFLFYGAAILILIGGLFFVFKSFNIG from the coding sequence ATGGGAGAAGCAAAGAGAAGAAAAAATTTAGGTCTTCCGCCTAGAGAAAAAACCGAAGATATAAAGTTGCCTGCACTTGATAAAAAAGCTATACAACAAAAAGTTAGATCCACATTATATAAATACCCTATAATACCTTTTCTCTTTTATGGAGCTGCAATATTGATACTTATAGGAGGATTATTTTTTGTTTTTAAATCCTTTAATATTGGCTGA
- a CDS encoding DUF3721 domain-containing protein produces MRGTFLSEEKAEKRALELGCEGIHKNQDKWMPCKNEKELHIYLMK; encoded by the coding sequence ATGAGGGGTACATTTCTTTCTGAGGAGAAAGCTGAAAAAAGGGCTTTAGAACTTGGTTGCGAAGGAATACATAAGAATCAAGATAAATGGATGCCATGCAAAAACGAAAAAGAATTACACATATATTTGATGAAATAG
- a CDS encoding RNA polymerase sigma factor: MAKGDKESFRFIANALGYKMHRTAIKILGSSHFEDADDVVQISLIKVWQTAPRWKNKGSVEGYIYKIVFSTCMDFIRKYKNAEEFKDNYFNLEILDNINNTNELRKMLLKKIQKLSKEQQEAILLHYFSGYKQKEVSNILKKSEKATESLIIRARKKLKTILPKDILEEFLHV, from the coding sequence ATGGCAAAGGGTGATAAGGAATCTTTTAGATTTATTGCAAATGCCTTAGGATACAAAATGCATAGAACAGCAATTAAGATTTTGGGCTCATCACATTTTGAAGATGCAGATGATGTAGTACAGATTTCCTTAATTAAAGTGTGGCAGACAGCTCCTCGCTGGAAAAACAAAGGCAGTGTTGAAGGATATATTTATAAAATTGTTTTTTCCACATGTATGGATTTTATTAGAAAATACAAGAATGCTGAAGAATTTAAAGATAATTATTTCAACCTAGAGATTTTAGATAACATTAACAATACTAATGAATTAAGAAAAATGCTTTTAAAAAAAATTCAAAAACTTTCCAAAGAACAACAAGAAGCTATTTTGCTTCATTATTTTTCTGGATATAAACAAAAGGAAGTTTCTAATATTTTAAAAAAAAGCGAAAAGGCAACAGAAAGCCTTATTATTCGCGCTCGCAAAAAGTTAAAAACAATTTTACCAAAAGACATTTTGGAGGAATTTTTACATGTCTAA
- a CDS encoding DUF2839 family protein has translation MGEAKRREELGLPPRQKNELNKSDRYLSWLPITKSRIKKYPYMGVATMALGAIIFLVSGGANSIN, from the coding sequence ATGGGCGAAGCTAAAAGAAGAGAAGAATTAGGATTGCCACCTAGACAAAAAAATGAATTAAATAAATCTGATAGATACCTTTCATGGCTTCCAATTACTAAATCAAGAATTAAGAAATATCCTTATATGGGTGTAGCAACAATGGCACTAGGAGCGATAATTTTCTTAGTAAGTGGGGGCGCAAATAGTATTAATTAG
- a CDS encoding pseudouridine synthase, translating to MATRINKYLSEVGYCSRRGADKLIEEGKVTINGKIPEMGTKIKDGDHVEVDGQIVGKLKKQKNVYLIFNKPVGIVCTTDVKVERDNIIDFIKYPTRIFPIGRLDKKSEGLIFLTDDGDIVNKILRARNNHEKEYVVSVNRPINRDFIHSMSNGVEILETKTKKCLVEQLGPKKFKIILTQGLNRQIRRMCESLGYRVKSLKRIRIMNIKLDVPTGVYREFTNAELLELKKLLVNSSKKFD from the coding sequence ATGGCTACCAGAATAAACAAATATTTAAGTGAAGTCGGTTACTGTTCTAGAAGAGGAGCAGATAAACTAATTGAAGAAGGGAAAGTGACCATTAATGGAAAGATCCCGGAAATGGGTACCAAGATAAAGGATGGCGATCATGTGGAAGTTGATGGTCAAATAGTAGGAAAACTAAAGAAACAAAAAAATGTTTATTTAATTTTTAATAAACCTGTTGGAATTGTTTGTACAACGGATGTAAAAGTAGAGCGCGACAATATTATAGATTTCATCAAATACCCTACAAGAATCTTTCCTATTGGAAGATTAGACAAAAAGAGCGAGGGGTTGATATTTTTAACTGACGATGGAGACATAGTAAATAAAATACTCCGAGCAAGAAATAATCATGAAAAAGAATATGTTGTAAGTGTTAATCGTCCAATTAATAGAGATTTTATTCATAGTATGAGTAATGGTGTTGAAATATTAGAAACCAAAACTAAGAAATGTTTGGTAGAACAATTGGGGCCAAAAAAATTTAAAATCATACTTACTCAAGGTCTTAACCGGCAGATTAGGAGAATGTGTGAATCCTTAGGCTACCGAGTAAAATCATTAAAGCGCATAAGAATTATGAATATAAAGTTAGATGTACCGACAGGAGTATATCGTGAATTTACCAATGCGGAACTCTTAGAATTAAAAAAATTGCTTGTAAACTCCTCAAAAAAATTTGACTAA
- a CDS encoding amino acid ABC transporter substrate-binding protein, whose translation MMKRLFFGIAAFGLLLTGCASNQNDNISRLSLIQKRDELICGVSGKIPGFSFIEGDGSYKGLDVDICKAFAAAIIGDSEKIQFRPLTAAERFLAIKTGDIDLLSRNTTLTLSRDSFGGNGLTFAPVVFHDGQGLMVKKNSGIESIQDLANKSICVGSGTTTEQNINDTFESLSLPYIPIKYQDLNQVVAGYLQGRCQAMTSDRSQLAAARSGFKNAKDHIILDDVLSKEPLAPASDGSEQKLADAMRWTVFALMAAEEQGITQSNIADKVQLAENNPQLKSLRRFLGVDGGLGEKIGLRNDFVVNVIKATGNYGEIYDRNLGIDSDVPIPRGLNEIYSKGGLHISPPFN comes from the coding sequence ATGATGAAAAGATTATTCTTTGGAATTGCTGCTTTTGGTCTTCTTTTAACTGGTTGTGCTAGCAATCAAAACGATAATATTTCTAGGCTATCCCTTATACAAAAAAGAGATGAATTAATTTGCGGGGTAAGCGGAAAAATCCCAGGTTTTAGCTTTATTGAAGGAGACGGTAGTTATAAAGGATTAGACGTAGATATATGTAAAGCCTTTGCTGCAGCAATAATAGGAGATTCAGAAAAAATTCAGTTTAGACCTCTAACTGCTGCTGAAAGATTTTTAGCTATTAAAACAGGAGATATTGATTTGTTGTCAAGGAACACTACTTTAACTCTTAGTAGAGATTCTTTTGGAGGGAACGGGTTAACTTTCGCCCCTGTAGTTTTTCATGATGGGCAAGGGTTAATGGTTAAAAAAAATAGCGGTATTGAAAGTATTCAAGATCTCGCTAATAAGTCTATATGTGTAGGTTCAGGAACAACTACTGAGCAAAATATTAATGACACTTTTGAAAGTCTTTCGCTTCCCTATATCCCAATTAAATATCAAGATCTTAACCAGGTAGTCGCAGGATATCTACAAGGTAGATGTCAAGCGATGACCTCTGATCGATCTCAATTGGCAGCAGCTAGATCAGGTTTTAAGAATGCAAAAGATCATATTATTCTTGATGATGTTTTAAGTAAGGAGCCTTTAGCACCTGCATCAGATGGGTCTGAACAGAAACTTGCCGATGCTATGAGATGGACAGTTTTTGCTTTGATGGCTGCTGAGGAGCAAGGTATAACTCAATCAAATATTGCTGATAAGGTTCAACTTGCAGAAAATAATCCACAATTAAAATCATTAAGAAGATTTCTTGGAGTTGATGGAGGTTTAGGAGAAAAAATCGGATTAAGAAATGATTTCGTTGTTAATGTTATAAAAGCTACTGGAAATTATGGTGAAATTTATGATAGAAATCTTGGGATAGATAGTGATGTCCCTATCCCAAGAGGATTGAACGAAATTTACAGTAAAGGTGGTTTACATATCTCTCCACCATTTAATTAA
- a CDS encoding DUF3303 domain-containing protein, with protein sequence MLYVQHWSFKAGYHQKGAEKFLGGGGDYPGVEMIGRYHAPGSLEGWIVLKTDDPKAIYQHAAEWGEFLNWETTPVFTDEEAGPIVAKVYS encoded by the coding sequence ATGCTTTATGTTCAGCATTGGTCATTTAAGGCCGGATATCATCAAAAAGGTGCAGAAAAATTTCTTGGTGGGGGGGGAGATTATCCTGGAGTTGAAATGATTGGAAGGTATCATGCACCTGGTTCTTTAGAGGGTTGGATAGTTTTAAAGACTGATGATCCAAAGGCAATATATCAACATGCCGCTGAATGGGGTGAATTTCTAAATTGGGAAACCACACCTGTATTTACTGATGAAGAAGCTGGTCCAATAGTTGCCAAAGTCTACTCATAG
- a CDS encoding NRAMP family divalent metal transporter: MNLTKGIQKSLGPGILLAGAAIGGSHLLSSTTAGARFGFSLVGLILLTNLLKYPFLLVGTRFTASTGKSLLEGFKERNSSYLPLFLIVSLITGTFTIAAVSFVSGVLLTNIPFFSAYPAMDLSIGILVVSGMILILGKYKALDRISKFLVSLLTFLTLFAVLSLLLKGSINESLNMSFFEPEISPWKLTNLAFLIPLMGWMPCPVELCVWPSLWMFSRAKDTNYNPNISEAEFDFNLGYVITVVTAIFFLTLGAITMYGTGDGMLSGSGVSFAQKLILLYTKSIGNWSKWIIIPAAFAAMFSTTITCLDAYPRSISAIQGLLRGTDFGHMDSKAERNRFQLWMIVHIFASLIALLIARSGGVGVKDFVFTAMTGSFLTAPLFAWMAMDTINSKLVPIKNRYGLFLKTISWIGLIFLILFSLLFIANSFFGIGNY; this comes from the coding sequence ATGAATTTAACAAAAGGAATACAAAAAAGTTTAGGTCCAGGCATCTTGTTGGCTGGGGCGGCTATTGGGGGTTCTCATTTATTGTCATCAACTACTGCTGGTGCAAGGTTTGGATTTTCTTTAGTTGGCCTAATCCTTCTTACTAATCTTTTAAAATATCCATTCTTGTTGGTTGGGACTAGATTTACAGCATCTACTGGTAAATCATTATTAGAAGGTTTCAAAGAGCGGAATTCTTCATATCTCCCTTTATTTCTAATAGTTAGCCTAATTACAGGTACTTTCACAATAGCGGCTGTAAGTTTTGTCTCAGGTGTCCTTTTAACTAATATCCCCTTTTTCTCAGCTTATCCAGCCATGGATTTGTCTATAGGGATCCTTGTTGTTTCTGGAATGATATTAATTCTTGGTAAATATAAAGCCCTTGATAGGATTTCAAAATTTTTAGTATCTCTTCTAACTTTTTTAACATTATTTGCAGTTTTATCGCTTTTACTTAAAGGTTCAATAAATGAGTCTCTAAATATGAGTTTTTTTGAACCAGAAATCAGCCCATGGAAGTTAACAAATTTAGCTTTTTTGATCCCTCTAATGGGATGGATGCCTTGCCCAGTAGAGTTATGTGTTTGGCCTTCTTTATGGATGTTTTCTAGAGCAAAAGATACAAACTATAATCCAAATATTAGTGAAGCAGAATTTGATTTTAATCTCGGTTACGTAATAACTGTTGTTACTGCTATTTTCTTCCTCACTCTTGGAGCCATAACAATGTATGGTACCGGCGATGGAATGCTTTCTGGCAGTGGAGTCTCCTTTGCTCAAAAATTAATACTCCTTTACACTAAATCCATTGGCAATTGGTCTAAATGGATCATTATACCTGCAGCATTTGCCGCAATGTTTAGTACCACAATTACTTGTCTGGATGCATATCCAAGAAGTATTTCTGCTATTCAAGGTTTATTGAGAGGAACTGATTTTGGACATATGGATTCCAAGGCAGAGCGAAATAGATTTCAACTTTGGATGATTGTACATATCTTTGCATCGTTAATAGCATTGCTGATTGCAAGGTCTGGAGGTGTAGGGGTAAAAGATTTTGTATTTACTGCAATGACTGGAAGTTTCCTAACCGCCCCTTTATTTGCATGGATGGCAATGGATACTATAAATAGCAAATTAGTACCAATTAAAAATAGATATGGATTATTTCTAAAAACGATAAGTTGGATAGGATTAATTTTCTTAATATTGTTTAGTTTATTGTTTATTGCAAATTCATTTTTTGGGATTGGGAATTATTAA